The sequence below is a genomic window from Humulus lupulus chromosome 3, drHumLupu1.1, whole genome shotgun sequence.
GCTCAGTTTGGTGTAGTGGAAGAAAGTAAAAATTGATCTTTGAACGGCTAGATAGAGTTTTTTACAACAGAGAATGGGAGAAGCTTTTTGTTGTGGCTAAAGTTCGTCATTTGAGAAGATGGAATTCAGATCATTGTCTCTTCTTTTCATGTTCAAATGTGAAACTAATCAAGGTGACAAATCCTAAGAAAAAGTGGAAGATGAGGTTCCATTTTGAACAAACTCGGATTGAAAATGAGGATTATAATGGGGTTGTTCAGAATAGttggcactacaagaaaaacacTCTACAACGATGACTTCTATTGCAACAACACACGTGTCGTCCTTGAACATAGGCGAATCCCAAAAACTTAGTTTTTtgaatttattgaaaatataggtCTACAACGACGAAGTAAGCAATAGCGTGAAGAAAGGGAAATGCGCTAGGCTAACCCCTATAATTTCTTGACACCATACTTTGAAGAAATGTCATCCCAGTAGGGTGCCAGGAAATTGGAGGGAACATAAGGCGGGCAAATGAAAAATCCCTCTAAAGAATTTGACTCTACATCGATGACAGCGACAACTTGTCGTTGCTATAGGGTAATGGAAAAAACTAGAGGAAAACTAGACCAGCCCTCCAAAGTTTCCaatctatagcgacgacatgtcatcaatTTTGAGATTGGTtgaatataatggttaagatgtttacacgttgaggtgcaaaacacttaacgattttcacctaaagagaagtgaaaatatgagattgtgtagaaggcatctaaaagtgacttttatggttCTAAAGTGATataatgaggtatccaaacattcctaAAAAGtctggtagcatttggagcaattttaggaccatgaCGGGTCCAAAGTCAGAGTGGGTGGCGATACGTCGCGTCCTAACAGACGATACGTCGCCTAGGCGGTCTTTTATGGTCGTACAATTTAAGTAAAATGctctaaatgatgtgttttaaatgctctaagcttattggttagactaatgatgatgtctacattatatatatatggattattagagttgaaaagtcttgatcacactttccaactttctctctaaaactcattctctctctagctttctaagaccaaagttttctccaagaaactcatcaaacttgcttgacttgcatgagtttcaaggcttgttcaatccaaaATCTCATTCTATTTgcaaaaaaattgggttttaatcAGGGCATAAAACCTTAACAGATTCCTAGTCtccaagacctcgaattctactaaaccaggtagtagaatccttcccgagcctttaagTTTGGGTTCTCGTACtcaaaaaccctatttggccaaTTTTTCCCATTTGAGCCGCGGTGCCCCTCTCTAAGGGCCACCactctctacaagtcagagagccccccaAGCCATTTCCCTAGACATGTGCCGCGGCGCCAAGGCGATTTAGAGAACCGTCccagcctctgagttcatgcaggccgcaacactccaagaacagcgccgcagTGCAACCCCACGAACCAAGATTTTCCAACATTTTCTCAAAGCCAAATCCCTTAAAACTCACCCAATTAACCACCAAAGTCCCAATTAAGCCTAAGACTCTCAACAACACAACATAAGCAACATATAATCCCCAAGAACTAAACCAAATTCTTTCCACAACTCAATACCAACCCACAAGTTTAAAACTTataaaaacttaaaccacactagaatttcttaaaaaactagagtaaatcttacctcaaatgaaCAAATAAGACCTTAAGCTGCTCCCTAGCTCACTCCACAACTTCAACTCCTTCAATACCCACCAAGATCACATCCAAGCTTAATAACCCAAGAATTTTCTCAAGAAAAAACCAAAGTCTAGGAGCGAGAGAGAAAGTAACGGGAGAGAGAAAAGGAGAGAATGTACTATGTTATTTGATTTCCTTACTCTGAGGGTTTGATTTGACTAGGCTAATCTATAGgcatgaaaagactaaaatgcccttaaccTTTACTTAGTtctttaatgcccccaagggcaatatcgtcatttgccacattttcctgctaaacctcaaattccacttaagattcccaattaaCACCACTAATATTACAAACACTAATATTTTCCCTCAATTATAATTCATACTCTAATATCCCTGGTAAcacaccaaattactaaaataccctaggctcaccccgagccgagtataagtcctcgttgtgacttttctgcaaAATTGCTCacaaggatcgcctcgtgccacacatatcaaatatatccacataatagtgcacatataatttataattataccatcaacatgtcaaaattacgaaaatgacatttttcacCAAAACGGCACAATCACATTTAATGCACATTaacatgcataaatagtcatattatcatacaactcatatatttcacataatcacacatatattcaattaaattcacatattaatccatttatgccctcccgacacactaatcaagacactaagccttattagtgaatttgagACGGTACAAATTTGTTCCTTCTACttagtatttttttattaagGGAGACTATTACATCTCTGGAAATGAGTGAAAGCCATAGCTAATTGCTTTGAAAAAAATTCCATGAGTAGTACATTCAAAAAGagacatttttttttacaaactaagaaaaaaaggcaaaaaaaaaaaagaaagaaagaaagaaaaaaaacaaaatcagGAATGAGTGAGCCTTAAATTTGGCTCACATGAGACCACATGCACACACATATGATAAATTTAGGCTCAAAACTCTTGTTGAAAAAAATGGGTGATGTTTGTTTGCAAACTTTCACtctttaagagtttattttcagATTTTATGAATCACAACATATTCTTACACCTTTTggatattgattttattttttaacaGAGCTTCATATTCATTTTCTCTATTGTGCTCATGaggttagcgaacattttttgTGGGAAATATCGTTTGTTGGTCATCTATGGTTACATGTATTTTCAAAGGCTTGTTTATTTTGAtacattttgaaaaaaatatgatatttggTTGTTTTGTTTTTGGCCGTGTTCATTGGATTTTGTTCTTTAATAAGGGCCTTGTTTAACTGTTCTATTATTTTGTGGCAAAACTTTCTTAAGGGAGAGCTTATATCACTAACATTTTCTAAGAGCACTGTAAGTTCTGTTTCTCTTTACCGATCCAATAGTGAATATAGTCTTTGAAGTGCCTTCAATTGAGGGGGAGGTTTCTCTCCATGAGACAAAACTGGTTCAAAAATCCTGATATTCAAGGGGAGAAATCTGAGTCGCCTCTTGATTCATCTGGCCTCGCCTCAAGAAAGTTGTTCCTTGATTATGATCACTGAGGGGGAGAAATTGGTGAATTCGATTGATAGTTCTTTTGTTGTTTCTATGACTCTTGTTATTTTTGTTTAGTTTCTATAGTCTCAATTTAGTCTAGTGGTGTTGTTGAACATTTGTGATTTGTTCACTTGGCTTTGTTTCTTTAGGTTTAGTACTAGTATTGGTTACTGTTAGTCTGGGTTTTTGTTTTGTTCATTGATCATAATTTGCCAAGGGGGAGATTGATATAACCATGTTTTACTGCATGTATTTTTATTTGGAAAATCATATTTGTACTTTGGTTGCATCTGGAGATCTTCGTGGTTTCATTTGCCACGTGGGATCAGTTTGTTTAGTTAGGTCTTAACTAATTGTGTTTAGTTTGTTAATGAGTTTTCTATTAGGTTCTTTATCTGCCTTTATATACTGCTCAGTTTTGGATTTTGAGAGTAGAGCTAACCATTCCATTGTTTTAGAGTGTTTCtttgttcttgatatttttctcTCTTACAGTTTTGTTGCAGGTTTCTTGGTTAGAAGTTCTTTGTTTTCTAGATTCTTCAAGGAGAAGAACAAAGGAATCTGTTCTCAGTGTTTCTGAAGGGATTTTAGAGTTTTTGTGCGGGAGGGATTTCAACCATTCTTCTAAGGGAGTTATAAGTATAGAAAGTTGAGTGAGAGATTCAACTTAGGGTAAATTGTAATTCTTGTTGTGTGTTCTAGATTATTCTTTAGTAAATTTACATTTTGGTTTTGTAATTTGTAAAGAATAAACATGGTATTTGTGACCCAAGGAGTAGCTGATTTTTATCaatgaaccttgtaaaaatctgCCAGTGTTCTTTACTTTCCTGCACTTGTTCGTTATTCTTTTGATTGAATCAAATCTTTAATTCATAGATTCAAAAAGTAACTTTTCATAATAGACTATCAATGTATTGATGACCATGTGTGTACTGGAAGTAGGAAGGTTGTAGATTGAATAAGGGGAAAACACTCACATGGCAACCCAAAGCTAATGATAAAACTAGAAAAAGTCTCTCCAAATACAGGCAACATGAATGAATAATTGAATATGCATTAATACAGACCaacatgaaataaaaaaaaagtaattttatACTTGGTCTGCACATAATTGAACTAAGTACTTTTATAAAGTTCATGATATTTCTCAGAAGTGATACCTCCATGTCCATGAACAAACCTTAATAAGCACACTTCTTGTGTTTGAACTTCATGGCAAAGACCATGTAAACCAACCAATTCAAGAAGCTAAGAGCTGCCAAAAACCAGAAGAAATAATCAAGATGACCTTCATTCAGATTGTCTGGAAGCCATCCAACTTTGCCACCCCTTGTTGAGAAATAAGTTACCATTGTAAGAATAAAAGAGCTCAAATAGTATCCCAATGAAAGGGTAAGAAGTATTAATGCACTGCATAAACTCCTCATAGTACTTGGCGACTCTTCATAGAAGAACTCTATCTGTCCAATGGAAGTGAATACTTGCGCCGTTCCCACCAAAACATACTGAGGTATTTGCCATAATATACTGAGTGGTACACTGACTTTTTTGTTAGCTAAACCAAGTTCTTCGGAAAGATAAAGTCTATACATTTCTAAAACTGCAGCTGCTGACATGCTTAGAACCGAAATGAAGAGGCCAATGCCAATTCGTTGCAACTCAGTGAAGCCTTTTTCGTTGCCTGTAAATCTTCTAACAATAGGGACAAGTACCCTGTCATACATGGGAACAACCAAAAGAATAACAACTATGCCGCATGCTGAGAGAGCGGCTGGAGGAATGGTTAAAGAACCAATAGTTGAGTCCATCGTCATGCCTTGTTCCAGCATCATTGTAGAAATTTGAGCAACATCAACAGTGTAGACTATTCCAGTAGCCAAGATTGGTAACAAACAGATCAAAGTCTTCAGTTCTTCAACCTGATTTACACTACAAAGTCTCCACAGATTTAACGAGTTCCCACTATTTCCAATCTCACTGTCAGACATCACAGCTGCCTTATCGAGAAACCTGTAGTGTGAATTAGTGCTTATTAGAAACAGTGAATGGAGAACACAAACTATAAACACTTTGTAAGTGTCATACtttgtgtattttgtattttggcaattttatgattcatctgttACTTTTTCAGTTGCATCTGTGTTTTGTAATTTGACAGTATTTCGACTCATCTCTTATTTTGCAATCTGTAAATTTGGTGTTGTCATAATATCTTACGGTTGCTTACGTGGCTTGGTTTAAAGTGTATGTTATGATTAATTGACTGATATTTTTGGTTTCTAGTTTTTGGTATGCTGTGCTAATTTGTTCTAACGAATTTATGTTTTTAGTGTGTCTGGGTTGGTTGAGTTTGTTAGAACTCAGATCTGTATTCTTGAGAAACTTAGCTCTGCTAGGTTTTGGTTTTTCGTGTGGGTTTTTCCTTGTTGTTTTTCTTTTACAGGTAGAAGAACTCCATTTCTTGGAAGGATGTTCATCTATGGCAGGTAGTGGTGTTCTTCAGGTGAAGTATTGGAAGAAAGTTAGATCTGCAAAAGTTCAAGTGTAAAGACTCAAATAGATCATGCTAAGGAATTTTGCAAGAGAGACAAGTATAAAAGATTTTTTGTTGTTGATGTAAAATTAGAGATATTTTGTAGAACTTGCATTTTCTATCTTAGTGGATTTCTTTTTCTGGACTAAGTCCCAATGATTAGCCATTATTGTGTGTAgtggtgaaccttgtaaaaattgctTGGTGTGATTCATTTACATGTTCTTTATGATTTCTTTAAATCTTGTCTTGCTAATTCAATAAACTCAATACTTAGGTAGTAAATCACCTTCACGCTTATTTCAGTACTAGATAAGCAATTTAAGAATTACCTCAGTGAATTAGTATGTTCAAGTTTATTGCAGCCTCCTTCCATGCCAGAATTGTTTTCTTGTGTCTCATAAAAAAGAGCAGTGGTGTCTTTAGGCACCTCAAGATTCCACTTCCTGCACGAGGCAACCAAAACTTGGCACATTCTTGTTATGGGACTTCCCCTTGGTTTCTGAAATCTATAAAAGGGTGTTCCAAAAAGGAAACAAGTAATGGCAATGCCCATGAACAATGCAGGAATACCAAATCCTAGACTCCACCCAACATTATTTTGAATCCACGCAAGAAAAGTCATTGATATGAAAACGCCAATGCAAATTGTAAAGTAAAACCAGTTGAAGAAAGATCTCTTCTTTGCTCTCTCCTTTGGATCAGTATCGTCAAACTGATCCCCACCAAATGGTGAAACACATGGTTTGATACCACCAGTCCCTAAAGCAACCAGATAAAGTCCACATAGAAATGTAGCAGATTGAAAAGCATTGGCTGATGATAGACACCAAGGGCCCTCGCATTTATCAGGCCCCAATGCTGGAGTAATTGATGCTGAGAGAGTCAAGGCACACAATCCCTGTAATAACCAAGGAACACCATGACTCGAAGTGAAAATCATTGGCTTAAATACACAAATAAATTTGAGAATTTTACTATGAAGTAGATGATGGAGGAAACAACAATGGTCCAATATTTTCCCAAGTAAGCGTCTGCAACAATGGCTCCAATAAGTGGTGTGAGGCATGTAGTGCCTTGCCAAATCGAAACAGTTTTCGCAGCATCCACATTTGCTTGGTGGAGTTCTTTAGTAAAATAAGTAACAAGATTACTGGAAATACCAAAGAAGGCCAAGCCTTCACAACATTCAGCACCTGTTACATGTCAAAATTTTATACAAGGACACTGATCGTTGTTCAATAAATATTTTGTAAGCAATATATAAAAAAGTAATAATAGAATTAATACCTATAATGAAGCAGCATGCTCTCCAATTTCCAGTATTCTGCCTCACTGCTCGCTTCCCCTTGGCGTCAACTGAGCCATCACCAGTGCGAAGCTCATCACTGACTCCATTCTGAACACCAAAACAACATTTTATAAAGTTCTAAGCAGCTAAATTGATCCTATTTATGAAAAAGGTTACAACCAATCAACTTTTCTATTTGTTCGTTGTAACCCAAAATAGGTTGTGAAAGCTCCTACACTTATCCGTCTCAATGAAAATTTTTATACAAAATACTGTTGACTTGAAAATTTACTCCAAACCTGACTTGGAGATCAACCATTTTACCCcaaaaactttatatatataaaaaaatcatattataaGATTGGAAAACAATGCAATCCTAGCTTGTAACTATGTCATattgtcatgatcttattaagaTGCTACTGAAGAAGCTTTCAAGGAAAtttttaagagagagagagagagagctggaaCTTGAAGAAGAGGATTTTCCAAGAGTAGTGAGCTTTGATCATCCGAAATATccatttttgcatatattgtctCTGATCAACTCTTCCCCAGCTAATAACTAATAAAGTACTTTAGAACTTATTAGATAAATTTAATAATTCAGTTTGGAAGAAAATCACAAAAAGAATGTGTATGTGTTAAATATGAAAACGtgcctttcaaaaaaaaaaaaaaaaaaaaaaaaagaaaacgtgaaaagtaatttaaaaaaaatatatatatctcttctatataaacaatgtgtagataacggaaattattaGTTttgatagttttttattttttttaatattaactttaatggaatatttttatatttaataaaatattcttatatttaacaatagaTTATAAACATCACTTaagcttaaataaaattaaaataaataattaaaaaaataaaaatatgatatttttgtgatattttacaatgataattatataaaaataataaaatcttatattttataacttaaataaaatttaattaaaattaaactcaTGTATtgaaataatatcatattaaacatataatataatctacaaTCAATTAACAACAATTAATctactttaaaaaaaaactagcaagaaacttaaatttaaaatttaagtataatatttaatattaaattaaatatataatatatattctcttgctgttattttcaaattcaaaaattagaacagacataaacttaaaaaaataaattaattatttaattaaaataaaatttttatttaaaatttatataacattaatataaatttaataaaaataattaatcaattctataaataaaattaagaaaatttaCATTATACATTATTtctatctagtatatataaatataaatatatatatattacgttTGACTTGAGCtgtataatttaatatattaattgaagacaatttatttttcttctgaAAAATTAAagtaattttatatgtttatttatttttttaagttgaATTATATTTATCAATTAAGTCAACGGACTAAACTAAGTGT
It includes:
- the LOC133824295 gene encoding protein NRT1/ PTR FAMILY 8.3-like, which encodes MDISDDQSSLLLENPLLQNGVSDELRTGDGSVDAKGKRAVRQNTGNWRACCFIIGAECCEGLAFFGISSNLVTYFTKELHQANVDAAKTVSIWQGTTCLTPLIGAIVADAYLGKYWTIVVSSIIYFIGLCALTLSASITPALGPDKCEGPWCLSSANAFQSATFLCGLYLVALGTGGIKPCVSPFGGDQFDDTDPKERAKKRSFFNWFYFTICIGVFISMTFLAWIQNNVGWSLGFGIPALFMGIAITCFLFGTPFYRFQKPRGSPITRMCQVLVASCRKWNLEVPKDTTALFYETQENNSGMEGGCNKLEHTNSLRFLDKAAVMSDSEIGNSGNSLNLWRLCSVNQVEELKTLICLLPILATGIVYTVDVAQISTMMLEQGMTMDSTIGSLTIPPAALSACGIVVILLVVPMYDRVLVPIVRRFTGNEKGFTELQRIGIGLFISVLSMSAAAVLEMYRLYLSEELGLANKKVSVPLSILWQIPQYVLVGTAQVFTSIGQIEFFYEESPSTMRSLCSALILLTLSLGYYLSSFILTMVTYFSTRGGKVGWLPDNLNEGHLDYFFWFLAALSFLNWLVYMVFAMKFKHKKCAY